gttttttttttttttttgcatataatTATCCTGTCGTTGAGTTTGACACCTAACGCATTGTGACTGCGCCTTCGATACGTGCGAACTTTGAGGGAGACACAGAGCGTGAGAAAACTCATTTCTCATGTCCGTTTGTGCTTAATCTAGGATTGAGAAATACTTGTGAGTAAGTGTGATGAGCGATTATAATCTCGTTTTTGCTAATTACAATGAAACTATTTTCTTAGGTCTCCTTCCATGGAGTAGGGACATCGCCGAATCTTGTAAATAGACCGTGTTGAggttttgtttttgcaaatCATTTCTTGGTCAAGTGCTTCGTTTGTTCATGCTCAATGATTGGATGGAAAAAGTGTTAAAATAGTCCTATTACATTCGTTTGTTCTTGTAAATAGACCTATTACATTGTTGctaattcaatcccaaatcttttattggtgtcgattctatcctaaatattttgcattggtgtcaattcagtcctatactTTTTGTATTTCTATTAAATGAGtaaatccagccaattttgatcgaaaattcgATAACATGGATGTCCGTTTTCATGTGTGGTACGGCTGgtgttgatgtggatattttttgatatttttagatattttaaataatttttcaataaatatttttgtttttccttttttttttctttctcaatcattaaaaaaattattacaattatttaaaatatgaaaatattattaaaaaatatccacatcatcgCCAGCCGAACCACTTAAGTTAACCGTCGTCCACGTCAGCGAATTTCcggttaaaattgattagattgactcaattaatagaaatgcaaaaggtttagaactaaattgacaccaataaaaaggtttaggactgaattggtatcaatgcaataggtttaggactttttcgacacTTTTCCCAGGATTGGATTGTAGACCTTATTTGATCCAAGTAAATTGGCTTGAATGTTGGTCATCGTTTTTCGTAGCGACAAGCATACATGAGCACGAGAATCATTAAACATCACACACATCAGATGTAGCCACTATAAACAAAGTCAACTTTAATTATGTATGCATGTGCAAGATTATATTGCCATGTTCAATGTCTGTATTTGTAATGTGATGTCTTTAATCACGCGATGTCCCAATGGCCTTTCATTTTCAGACGGTGACGACAACTTAAATTGTTTTGTATTGAAGCTACGACTTTGTCagatctttctctttttctaatgTGCATGTACCGCCTATTACATCACCTAATTTAGTCTCGTCTGAAAGTTGCATTTGTTTTATCAAAGTCGGTTCTAGGCCTGGCCGTCTTGGTCCAAAATGGATCATTAGTCCATTTGCAACTATATCTTATAAATGAATATAACGAGAAAGGGATAAACCAATCGTCTTCTCATATGCAGAAGCACAGGCCAGGAATAGTATCTAGTTGGAGGCTTTTGTGATAATGTAACATTTGTGATGTTGGTAGGGAATGAGAAATGCATAATGCAATAATCTATGAAACCATATGTGTGATTCACAAATGTTTAATACTACATAACTTGTATCAATTAGGCAAAAGAATTTACAAAATATCTTCGATGTTGGATCTGCGAGCTTTCTCCTCCACCTCTCGCGAGTCCCTTTCTCGACCAGCAAACCATTGAACGGTCCGGCATACCATCGGCAACCAAAGCTGTCTCATTCTCTCTTCCCTTCCATTATCATTTCCCggaccttctttgtttctgcGCTTTGAACTGAATGCGAACCTTGAAAGGTTGACGATCTCGGACATCGATCGTTTCTCAGCAGGATTGTTCATTAGCACTAATGAATTCTCTCCAGGATTGACAAGCACATTGCTTGAACTAGCGATTGTGCCAACCTTGGACTGAAACAACCTCTTCCGCTCTATGTCctccttaatcttggccaagtGCTCGTTCAATGTAAAATCACCATTGAACCTCCCGCTCCTAGATTCCGTGTCCGCGAATCTTCTGCTCGAGAAGACATTGATCAATTCAGAGTTCAAGAAGAGCAAGTCTGAAGAATTGACGTCGCTCCACCGGCTCTTAGTAACGACATCAGAGATGATGATcttgtgcttgaatttgtggAGTAGCTTCTGATCTCTCCCACAGTTTCCACTCTCCTCATTCAAGCATTCTTCTCCGAGATTCGGCCCCTTTTCTGAATAACGGAAGCTGATTCTGTCACTATATCGGGATGAACCATGGTCGTTATCCGCTTCTCTCTGCACGATGAGCTCGAGATTTGCATCCTCTGACAAATTTGACGGAATCCACTGTGAGAATCTCAGGCTCAATGAATAAGCGAAGTTCGTGAGGTCCCTAGGATTGAACTTGTCCCGGCAGAGTGGACAGCTAGAGTGGCTCTTGAGCCACTGGTCGATGCAGTTCGAGTGGAAGGCATGCTTGCACTGCGGCAACAGGCGTAGGGTCTCTGAGTCTTCGAACTTGTTGATGCAAACCGCACACTCTAGGCCTTCTTTCGAGCCCCTCAGCGAGGAGAACCTAAAGAGAGGGAGCGAGTCAATGACATTCTGGTCGATCCCAGAGAACCGGGGCCTCGACCTGTTGAGGCCTTGGTCGTTTCGGGTGTCAGAATATGGAGGACTGGAAGGGTTTCGGTGACAGAATTTCGCGTATGCGAGGACGAGGAATGTTAGAGATAACATCATAGCCAGTACACCAACGATGACTACCATGCTAGGATGTACAGGATGGATCGTTTCTGGGTCAGGGCTAGAGCCTACTGGGTTTTGAGCTCTGGCAGGTTTCAACAAGAGGAAAATAACCGAAAGAGCTCCCAAGTTCTTCATGGAAGATGTGTTCTTTTAAGATGTTCGTGTGTTTCAGCTTCAAAAATGTGGAACATTTCTATGAAATCTAATGAGATTCCAGTCCACGTTTAAAAGTTATTATTATATGACTcgattttattaaaattatttatttgtctCATTGGTTTTGTCAGTTCATGTTGTGTCCTGTCTGTCTACCTTTTTCCATCTTTCTTTAGGTATGTAATCAAAACAGGATTTTTGGCCGATTGTAATTTTTGTCCTAAGCAGATAACCTGGAGTTCCCTAACCTCTCCAGACTCTGGCTTTCTTTGTTTTGGTTCTACCATGAGTTTAAACATTTTGTGTTTCTCAATTGATTAGTCAAATTCAATCCCCAAGACTCTTGTCGTTCAAAGATGCCCCTATAGCTCAAGCATTTAAATGGGAGGACAGCAAGAGATGATAATGCTTCAGTCCTTATCAGTGATCTAAGACATCTCTTAGGTTCTTGACAAAATTACAGCATTAAATTAACAataggaaatttaaaaaaaacaaagaaattaattatTCATGTCTCTGGAAATGGATGACTGTATCTAATGGGTGCACCCTTCGTGATATCTTCAATGTATTAAAGCAATCACATTTGATAAGGTCACGtcaaatgtatcaattttaagtattttg
This genomic interval from Rhodamnia argentea isolate NSW1041297 chromosome 4, ASM2092103v1, whole genome shotgun sequence contains the following:
- the LOC115750067 gene encoding E3 ubiquitin-protein ligase ATL42-like yields the protein MKNLGALSVIFLLLKPARAQNPVGSSPDPETIHPVHPSMVVIVGVLAMMLSLTFLVLAYAKFCHRNPSSPPYSDTRNDQGLNRSRPRFSGIDQNVIDSLPLFRFSSLRGSKEGLECAVCINKFEDSETLRLLPQCKHAFHSNCIDQWLKSHSSCPLCRDKFNPRDLTNFAYSLSLRFSQWIPSNLSEDANLELIVQREADNDHGSSRYSDRISFRYSEKGPNLGEECLNEESGNCGRDQKLLHKFKHKIIISDVVTKSRWSDVNSSDLLFLNSELINVFSSRRFADTESRSGRFNGDFTLNEHLAKIKEDIERKRLFQSKVGTIASSSNVLVNPGENSLVLMNNPAEKRSMSEIVNLSRFAFSSKRRNKEGPGNDNGREERMRQLWLPMVCRTVQWFAGRERDSREVEEKARRSNIEDIL